A window of the Ipomoea triloba cultivar NCNSP0323 chromosome 14, ASM357664v1 genome harbors these coding sequences:
- the LOC116004090 gene encoding josephin-like protein, with protein sequence MSARGELGTGTRRPSNDKRRTSSSVLQKQNSSKRATTTDGNSTKVAKCTTCSFNRSDSPSSAIRYLKLLGGKMVAAFRMMSPKRSRKVTSSETTAKPPVPAPAPPALDSHRAEAIHDCIQFINSSSSLPRSNSVSYQG encoded by the coding sequence ATGTCGGCCAGAGGCGAACTAGGAACAGGTACGAGGAGACCATCCAACGACAAGAGAAGAACATCATCATCTGTgcttcaaaaacaaaattccaGCAAGAGAGCAACAACAACCGACGGTAACAGCACCAAAGTCGCCAAGTGCACAACATGCAGTTTCAACAGATCAGATTCGCCCTCGTCTGCAATCAGATACCTTAAACTTCTCGGTGGAAAGATGGTGGCGGCTTTCCGAATGATGTCGCCGAAAAGAAGCCGGAAAGTTACCTCCTCAGAAACCACGGCCAAGCCGCCGGTGCCGGCGCCGGCGCCTCCGGCGCTTGATTCTCACAGAGCTGAGGCCATCCACGACTGCATCCAGTTCATCAACTCCTCTTCTTCCTTGCCTAGATCCAATTCTGTCTCATACCAAGGTTAA
- the LOC116004091 gene encoding uncharacterized protein LOC116004091: MASLNMFVPPVGAAAQRRVRAAATAAKSSGGSSQEKSLLDFILGGMQKEDQLLETDPILQKVEDKSSGTGTVSGRRNSVAVPPPKTKPNGGGGAFGGFGGLFAKKEE; the protein is encoded by the coding sequence ATGGCTTCTTTAAACATGTTCGTTCCTCCGGTGGGCGCCGCCGCCCAAAGAAGAGTACGCGCAGCCGCCACGGCGGCCAAGAGCTCCGGCGGGAGCAGCCAAGAGAAGAGCCTGCTGGACTTTATTCTGGGAGGGATGCAGAAGGAAGACCAGCTGTTGGAGACCGACCCAATCTTGCAAAAAGTGGAGGACAAGAGCTCCGGCACCGGCACCGTCAGCGGTCGCCGGAACTCCGTGGCCGTTCCGCCGCCCAAAACTAAGCCcaatggcggcggcggcgccttTGGTGGCTTCGGCGGCCTCTTCGCCAAGAAAGAGGAATGA